Part of the Imperialibacter roseus genome, CCTTTTCGCACTGTGAAGAAAAGCTGCTTCCCATCAGCTGTAACAGCCGGAAAGTACTGCATTACATACTTGTTCAGTGGAGCTGGCAGGGGCTCTGGATTGAACGGCAAAGGCTTGCTCATCAGGTCGAGCGCAAAATCAATATTCTTGATCAAATCCATCGCCAACCCCTCTCTTCCTGCATTGTTTGGGTTAGTTTGAATATACCTTGAGAGGTATTTCCTTGCCTCCTTGTACTCGCCCTTGTCATAAATCATCAGGCCAAGAGCAAAGTAAGTGTCAAAGTTCAACTTGCTGAGTGAGTCCACCGCCAGTGCTTCCCTGTATTGTGTCTCGGCGAGATCGTATCTCAAAAGCACTTTGTAGGCTGAAGCAAGGCGCAGGTGAGCCTCTATAAAAGCAGGGTCACGCAACAGGGCTTTCTCCAATAACTCGATGCCTCCATTGAAATCCCGGCCTCTGATCTGCAATGCCGATTGTTCGTAATATTTTATAGCCTTTTTATCTTCGGTGGTATAGGACGACTGAGCAGCCATTTCGGTTATGCCCAACACAAGTATTACCACCAAAAGAGAAAGAAATCGTATCATCACACTAAATTAGCTATTATCCTATTATAAAAAATTGAATACATAACGGCAGATGCCATAGATTTGTCTTTTGACAACTATTAAAGTATCATGATCAAAAGCTTTATCATTCTCCTAATTGTTGTTCTTGGTGATCAGGCCATTTCACCTGTCAAAGACTGCGAAGTACTTCTGGAAACTATTTCGGGCACTTACGATGGCGATTGTAAAAAAGGGCTGGCTGAGGGAACGGGTACAGCCAAAGGCGTCGACACCTATATCGGTGAGTTTAAAAAAGGGCTCCCCGATGGGCAGGGGCGATACATTTGGAAGAATGGGGACTATTTCTCGGGCGACTTCGTGAAAGGCATGAAAGAAGGCTATGGAGAAATGAAGGTGAAAAGAGAAGGTCAAAAAGACAGCCTCCTGGCAGGATATTGGATCAAAGATATTTTCGTAGGTGCTTCAAATTTACCCTATAGAGAATCGCATTCCAGCAATATTAAAAGTGTAATGATTGAAGAAATCACTGAAAACGGGTCTGAAATAATGATTGTTTATGCCAGAAATAAACAGTCCATAGTAGCCGACGGGCTGAGGCTGGTAAGCGATCAGGACGTTAAGCCGTTATCGGAATTTGAATACACTGTGCTGCGCAAACTGGACTTCCCATTTACGGGAGCGAAAATGGACTTCCGCAGCCAGGCACCAGTGGGTTCAAATATTTTAGAATATCATGTAGAATTCGACATATTCAAAAAGGCCAGGTGGCTGATCACAATCGAGGTTTATTGAGATAATACCGAGCTTACCCAAGCTCTTTTAGTGAGCAGCTGACCAAAAAAGCGGGGATCCTTTTCCTCCGGAGCAGCTTTTCATCTCTATTTACTCCCCCTGTTTGGGTTATATTGTATCTTCCGCTAAGTGCTTTTCAGAAGCAACATGTTGTAGACTAAAACCTAAACTCAATATGAACACATTTTTTACACTACTTTTTACCGGGCTGCTTCTTTTTTTAAGGCCTGACCCGGTCGTTCAAAAAGACTGCGAAGTGCTGATGGAAACACTGGCGCTTGAGTACGATGGAGAATGCAAAAAAGGGCTTGCTCATGGCATTGGCAAGGCGCTTGGTTCTCACACCTATGAGGGGAGCTTCAAAAAAGGCTACCCGGACGGAGTAGGTACCTACACCTGGTCGAATGGAAACCTTTATAAAGGAGAGTTTAAAAATGGCCTCAAAGATGGCAAAGGCGAGCTCTATATCAGAAAACTTGGTGTGCCTGACAGCATCGTAACCGGCTACTGGGACAAAGACAAGTATGTCGGTGAATACGTTTCTTCCTACACTGTGGGGCAAAAGCGGAATATTCTCCGAACAAGGTTTGTGCATATGGCCGACACCCCCAACCAGGTCGAAATACTGATTCAGCGAAACGGGCTTCCGATTGGGGTTAGTCAGCTACAAGCTTCGGCCGACAAATCACCCATGTTTGAAAGTAGCCAGACTATCGTGGCTTTCACCAAGGTGGTGTATCCGCTGACCAATGCCACTATCAATTTCTATGCTCCCAGCGCTTTCAACTCCTACCAGCTCGATTGCGAGCTGAACTTTGAAATTTACCGGGAAGGGCACTGGCGGATTTTTATACAGATATAGAGAAGCACTGAATTAAGGAATATCCAGGTACTTGTGCACCTGCAGCGAAACCTGCCACTGCGGGTTGGCTTTGATGTAGTCGATGATCAGGGGCGTTACCTTTTCCTGCTGTGACCACTCGGGTTGGAGGAATAGTCGGCAGTTTGCGCCAACGAGGGCTTCGTACTTCTCGGCCCATTTAAAGTC contains:
- a CDS encoding MORN repeat-containing protein; translated protein: MIKSFIILLIVVLGDQAISPVKDCEVLLETISGTYDGDCKKGLAEGTGTAKGVDTYIGEFKKGLPDGQGRYIWKNGDYFSGDFVKGMKEGYGEMKVKREGQKDSLLAGYWIKDIFVGASNLPYRESHSSNIKSVMIEEITENGSEIMIVYARNKQSIVADGLRLVSDQDVKPLSEFEYTVLRKLDFPFTGAKMDFRSQAPVGSNILEYHVEFDIFKKARWLITIEVY
- a CDS encoding MORN repeat-containing protein, which gives rise to MNTFFTLLFTGLLLFLRPDPVVQKDCEVLMETLALEYDGECKKGLAHGIGKALGSHTYEGSFKKGYPDGVGTYTWSNGNLYKGEFKNGLKDGKGELYIRKLGVPDSIVTGYWDKDKYVGEYVSSYTVGQKRNILRTRFVHMADTPNQVEILIQRNGLPIGVSQLQASADKSPMFESSQTIVAFTKVVYPLTNATINFYAPSAFNSYQLDCELNFEIYREGHWRIFIQI